From the genome of Pseudomonas yamanorum, one region includes:
- a CDS encoding LysR family transcriptional regulator yields the protein MITFKQIDALYWIAELGSFEAAANKLNMSQSAISKRIQELEETFDVEIFDRSKRNARLTEKGAELLDYAKDLLERRDYLLERVSTREVLVRRFRLGVTELTAFTWLPALVEALREAYPKVQIEPSVELSSELFRKLESDELDLVIVPDAYSDSRFLSTPLGSVENAWMCAPWLVSEPDPVGLEALAGYTVLTQGSHSGTGLLYERWLAAHAVQMPRKLTSHNLLVQVGLALSGVGVSYLPKACLSHLIERGELRALETEPALPKVGYVALHRGDRQFGLNQNVAQLAVQCCDFSRLLF from the coding sequence ATGATCACGTTCAAGCAAATCGACGCGTTGTACTGGATTGCCGAGCTGGGCAGTTTCGAGGCGGCGGCGAACAAGCTGAACATGTCGCAGTCGGCGATTTCCAAGCGCATCCAGGAGTTGGAAGAAACCTTCGATGTCGAGATTTTCGACCGCAGCAAACGCAATGCCCGGCTGACCGAAAAAGGCGCCGAGTTGCTCGACTACGCCAAGGACCTGCTGGAGCGTCGCGACTACTTGCTGGAGCGGGTCAGTACCCGCGAAGTGCTGGTGCGCAGGTTTCGCCTGGGGGTGACGGAATTGACGGCCTTCACCTGGTTGCCGGCGCTGGTGGAAGCGTTGCGCGAGGCGTATCCCAAAGTGCAGATCGAGCCTTCGGTGGAGTTGAGCAGCGAGCTGTTTCGCAAGCTGGAGAGTGATGAGCTGGACCTGGTGATCGTGCCCGATGCCTACAGTGATTCGCGGTTTCTGAGTACGCCGTTGGGCAGTGTGGAAAACGCCTGGATGTGCGCCCCGTGGTTAGTCAGTGAGCCCGATCCGGTAGGGCTTGAGGCGTTGGCGGGGTATACGGTGCTGACCCAGGGTTCGCACTCCGGGACGGGCCTGCTTTATGAGCGCTGGCTGGCGGCGCATGCTGTGCAGATGCCGCGTAAGCTGACCAGCCATAACTTGCTGGTGCAGGTTGGGCTGGCGCTGTCCGGGGTGGGGGTGAGTTACTTGCCCAAGGCGTGCTTGTCGCATTTGATCGAGCGCGGAGAATTACGCGCATTGGAGACGGAACCGGCGCTGCCCAAGGTTGGGTATGTGGCGTTGCATCGCGGGGATCGGCAGTTTGGCTTGAACCAGAATGTGGCGCAGTTGGCGGTGCAGTGTTGTGATTTTTCGCGGTTGTTGTTTTGA
- a CDS encoding TetR/AcrR family transcriptional regulator, with amino-acid sequence MAQMGRPRTFDRDQAVEQAMHLFWQHGYDATSLSQLKAGLGGGISAPSFYAAFGSKDALFQECVQRYLATFAQVTECLWDDSLPPRQAIETALRQSARMQCEEGHPKGCMVALGVMSAPSPENAQVTHSLTQSRERTRAGIVHCVERGIRAGQLPAETHARAMATVYDSFLQGVSILARDGVDADAIDTAIGQLMQTWDLSAATAPPIRRDAPAENPQMPAPDGVHSGRGDTAR; translated from the coding sequence ATGGCGCAGATGGGCCGCCCCCGCACTTTCGACCGCGATCAGGCCGTGGAACAGGCCATGCACCTGTTCTGGCAGCACGGTTACGACGCGACGTCCCTGAGCCAGTTGAAAGCCGGATTGGGCGGCGGCATCTCCGCGCCGAGTTTCTACGCGGCGTTCGGCTCCAAGGACGCGCTGTTCCAGGAGTGCGTGCAGCGTTATCTGGCGACGTTCGCCCAGGTCACCGAATGCCTCTGGGATGACAGCCTGCCACCGCGCCAGGCCATCGAGACGGCGTTGCGGCAATCCGCACGCATGCAGTGTGAAGAGGGGCATCCCAAAGGCTGCATGGTAGCCCTGGGCGTGATGAGCGCGCCCTCCCCCGAGAACGCGCAGGTGACTCATTCGCTGACTCAGTCGCGGGAGCGCACACGGGCGGGCATCGTGCATTGCGTCGAGCGAGGCATTCGCGCCGGCCAGTTACCCGCCGAGACCCACGCCCGCGCAATGGCCACGGTCTACGACAGTTTTCTGCAAGGCGTGTCGATCCTGGCCCGGGATGGCGTCGACGCTGACGCCATCGACACGGCCATCGGCCAACTGATGCAGACCTGGGATTTATCCGCCGCTACAGCGCCGCCCATTCGGCGCGATGCGCCAGCAGAAAATCCACAAATGCCCGCACCCGATGGGGTACATAGCGGCCGTGGGGATACAGCAAGGTAA
- a CDS encoding RraA family protein: MSLPGSRILPNPPLASAEVLEAFTHVVTPHISDNLGRHIGARGLNRYNRTGKLVGTALTVKTRPGDNLLIYKALSMLEPGHVLVVDAQGDTNNAVIGELVKLYAQQRGCVGFVIDGAIRDVASFEDTPCYARSVVHCGPYKTGPGEVNVPVSIGGMLINPGDVLVGDEDGLVAFSQADAPEVLRKAAQHAAHEEEVKAEISSGAVHQSWIDKVLQQAGLAG; the protein is encoded by the coding sequence ATGTCCTTGCCCGGTTCCCGCATCCTCCCCAACCCACCGCTGGCTTCCGCCGAAGTACTTGAAGCCTTTACTCACGTGGTCACCCCGCACATCAGCGACAACCTCGGCCGGCACATCGGCGCCCGCGGGCTGAACCGCTACAACCGCACCGGCAAGCTGGTGGGTACCGCGCTCACGGTGAAAACCCGCCCCGGCGACAACCTGCTGATCTACAAGGCCTTGAGCATGCTCGAGCCGGGCCATGTGCTGGTGGTGGACGCCCAGGGCGACACCAACAACGCGGTGATCGGCGAACTGGTCAAACTCTACGCCCAGCAACGCGGCTGCGTGGGGTTTGTGATTGACGGGGCGATCCGTGATGTCGCGAGCTTCGAGGACACGCCTTGTTATGCCCGCAGCGTGGTGCATTGCGGGCCTTACAAGACCGGCCCGGGCGAGGTGAATGTGCCGGTGTCCATCGGCGGCATGCTGATCAACCCGGGGGATGTACTGGTGGGTGACGAAGACGGCCTGGTCGCCTTCTCCCAGGCCGACGCCCCCGAAGTACTGCGCAAGGCGGCTCAACACGCGGCCCACGAAGAGGAAGTCAAAGCCGAAATCTCCAGCGGTGCGGTGCACCAGAGCTGGATCGACAAGGTGCTGCAGCAGGCCGGCCTGGCAGGTTGA
- a CDS encoding MFS transporter, whose product MTPSTTLSADAVPDRLPIGALLALAMTGFICIVTETLPAGLLPLISEGLGVSASMAGQMVTAYALGSVLAVIPLTIATRGWRRRNVLLLTIVGFLLFNSITALSSHYGLTLLARFLAGMAAGLAWSLLAGYARRMVEPHQQGKALALAMVGTPIALSLGVPLGTWLGGLVGWRTTFGIMSALTLVLIVWVLVKVPDYPGQSAHQRMPLRKVLTTPGVRPVLAVVISWMLAHNILYTYIAPFVAPAGLVDRVDLVLLVFGIAALLGIWVTARLVDVALRKTVLVSLAGFAATCLAFGFLAQVPGVIYAGVAVWGLSFGGAATLLQTALADAAGDGADVALSLNVVAWNSAIAGSGVVGGVLLDTWGVASFPWAMLVLLAVGFAITWAARNHGFKPGHRAHGKPAVSGH is encoded by the coding sequence GTGACCCCCTCAACCACCTTATCGGCAGACGCCGTTCCCGACCGCTTGCCCATCGGCGCCTTGCTCGCCCTGGCCATGACCGGTTTCATCTGCATCGTCACTGAAACCCTGCCGGCGGGCCTGTTGCCGCTGATCAGCGAAGGGCTGGGCGTTTCAGCGTCCATGGCCGGGCAGATGGTCACCGCCTATGCGCTGGGTTCGGTGCTGGCGGTGATCCCGCTGACCATCGCTACTCGCGGCTGGCGTAGACGCAATGTGCTGCTACTGACCATCGTCGGTTTTCTGCTGTTCAATTCCATCACGGCGCTGTCGTCCCACTACGGGCTGACGCTGCTGGCGCGGTTCCTCGCCGGGATGGCCGCGGGGCTGGCCTGGAGTTTGTTGGCCGGCTATGCGCGGCGCATGGTTGAACCGCATCAGCAGGGCAAGGCATTGGCACTGGCCATGGTGGGCACGCCGATTGCGCTGTCACTCGGCGTGCCGCTGGGCACCTGGCTGGGTGGACTGGTGGGCTGGCGCACCACCTTCGGCATCATGTCGGCGCTGACCTTGGTGTTGATCGTCTGGGTGCTGGTGAAAGTGCCGGATTACCCCGGCCAGTCAGCCCATCAGCGTATGCCGTTGCGCAAGGTGCTGACCACGCCGGGCGTACGGCCAGTGCTGGCGGTGGTGATCTCATGGATGCTCGCCCACAACATTCTCTATACCTACATCGCGCCGTTCGTGGCCCCGGCGGGATTGGTGGATCGTGTGGATCTGGTGTTGTTGGTGTTTGGTATAGCGGCGCTGCTCGGGATTTGGGTGACCGCTCGGTTGGTGGATGTGGCGTTGCGCAAGACGGTGCTGGTCAGCCTGGCGGGCTTTGCGGCGACGTGCCTGGCGTTTGGTTTTCTCGCGCAGGTGCCCGGGGTGATTTATGCCGGTGTGGCGGTGTGGGGCTTGAGTTTTGGTGGCGCGGCAACGTTGCTGCAAACCGCATTGGCGGACGCGGCCGGCGATGGGGCAGACGTGGCGCTGTCGCTGAATGTGGTGGCCTGGAACAGCGCCATTGCGGGAAGTGGTGTGGTGGGCGGAGTGTTGCTCGATACCTGGGGTGTGGCGTCATTCCCGTGGGCGATGTTGGTGTTGCTGGCGGTGGGTTTTGCGATTACGTGGGCCGCGCGCAACCATGGCTTCAAACCGGGGCACAGGGCGCACGGCAAGCCCGCCGTCAGCGGGCATTGA
- a CDS encoding pyridoxal phosphate-dependent aminotransferase — translation MSTAFLSDRVLGIAPSPSIAANALVSELRAQGRDIVNFTVGEPDFDTPAHILEAASVAMHSGDTHYTATSGTLALRQAICLKLKRDNQLDYGLDEVIAGCGGKHIIYHALAATLNRGDEVIVHTPYWVSYPDIARLNDATPVIIPGDESLGFKLSPQALEQAITPRSKWVILNSPNNPSGAVYNEAELLALAEVLRRHPHVLIMADEIYEHFVYDGARHVSLTRLAPDLKPRTLIVNGASKGYAMTGWRLGFGAGPAWLIAAIAKLLSQTTTCPSSLSQAAAVAAFAGDQAPIAGMREVYQQRRERMLGLLEEIPGVSFTPPDGAFYVFANVAGLIGKTTPHGERIDGDTQLAEYLLREYGLATVSGAAYGMSPYIRLSFASSLEVIEEGCRRLNEACHRLR, via the coding sequence ATGAGCACTGCATTTCTCTCCGATCGGGTGCTGGGCATTGCGCCTTCCCCGAGCATCGCCGCCAACGCACTGGTCAGCGAACTGCGCGCCCAGGGCCGGGACATCGTCAACTTCACCGTGGGCGAGCCGGACTTCGATACGCCCGCGCATATCCTCGAAGCAGCCAGTGTCGCGATGCACAGTGGCGACACCCACTACACCGCCACCAGCGGCACCCTCGCCCTGCGCCAGGCGATCTGCCTCAAGCTCAAGCGTGATAACCAGTTGGACTATGGACTGGACGAAGTGATTGCAGGTTGCGGTGGCAAGCACATCATCTATCACGCCCTGGCGGCGACCCTGAATCGCGGCGACGAAGTCATCGTGCACACGCCGTATTGGGTGTCGTACCCGGACATCGCACGGCTGAATGACGCAACGCCGGTGATCATTCCCGGCGATGAGTCACTGGGGTTCAAGCTGTCGCCGCAAGCCCTGGAACAGGCGATCACCCCGCGCAGCAAATGGGTGATCCTCAACAGCCCGAACAACCCCAGTGGCGCGGTGTACAACGAAGCCGAGCTGTTGGCCCTGGCCGAGGTGCTGCGGCGTCATCCCCATGTGCTGATCATGGCCGACGAGATCTACGAGCACTTTGTCTACGACGGTGCCCGCCACGTGTCCCTGACCCGACTCGCACCGGACCTGAAACCGCGCACGTTGATCGTCAACGGTGCCTCCAAGGGCTATGCCATGACCGGCTGGCGCCTGGGTTTCGGGGCTGGTCCGGCGTGGCTGATCGCGGCCATTGCCAAGTTGCTTTCGCAAACCACCACCTGCCCCAGTTCCCTCAGCCAGGCTGCCGCAGTTGCCGCCTTCGCCGGCGACCAGGCGCCCATCGCCGGCATGCGCGAGGTGTACCAGCAACGCCGCGAACGCATGCTGGGCCTGCTCGAAGAGATTCCCGGCGTGAGCTTCACCCCGCCGGATGGCGCGTTCTACGTGTTCGCCAACGTCGCCGGATTGATCGGCAAGACCACCCCGCACGGCGAGCGGATCGACGGCGACACACAACTGGCCGAGTACCTGCTGCGGGAATACGGCCTGGCCACCGTGAGTGGTGCGGCGTACGGCATGTCGCCTTACATCCGGCTGTCGTTCGCCAGCTCGCTTGAAGTGATTGAAGAAGGTTGCCGTCGCCTGAATGAAGCGTGCCATCGATTGCGCTGA
- a CDS encoding LysR family transcriptional regulator codes for MKRHFEDLQLGSIELFCLAAEASSFTAAAQVAGVTPAAVSRSISRLEERLGSRLFVRTTRSIRLTDGGRTFFEQCRQALTQLVEAQQEMMGAQSVPSGLLRISIPTTYGHHRILPLLPKFRALYPQVSVDIHISNRNIDFVAEGYDLAIRVRAQPDSTLIARLLEDARLVVVAAPSYLKRAGTPQALEDLPNHECIQYELPSNGRRISWLFQMDGKEREFAGEAGYSCSDDVLGGVTLAKHGAGLFQTYKFIVEEELANGSLVEVLQPYGGRSRPFTLLYPHGRYVPHRVRAFVDFLLAHRAEWAAL; via the coding sequence ATGAAGCGCCATTTCGAAGATTTGCAGTTGGGCAGCATCGAGCTGTTCTGCCTGGCTGCCGAGGCCAGCAGCTTTACCGCTGCCGCCCAGGTGGCGGGCGTGACGCCGGCGGCGGTGAGCCGCAGCATCTCGCGGCTGGAAGAGCGCCTGGGTTCCCGGTTGTTTGTGCGCACCACCCGCAGCATCCGCCTGACTGATGGCGGCCGGACATTTTTCGAGCAATGCCGCCAGGCGCTGACGCAACTGGTGGAAGCCCAGCAGGAAATGATGGGCGCGCAATCGGTGCCGTCCGGGCTGTTGCGCATCAGCATCCCGACCACCTACGGCCATCACCGCATCCTGCCGCTGCTGCCGAAATTCCGTGCGCTGTACCCGCAAGTCAGCGTGGATATCCACATCAGCAACCGCAACATCGATTTCGTCGCCGAAGGTTATGACCTGGCCATCCGCGTGCGGGCCCAGCCGGACTCGACGCTGATCGCGCGGTTGCTGGAAGACGCCAGGCTGGTGGTGGTTGCGGCGCCGTCGTATCTGAAGCGTGCCGGCACGCCCCAGGCCCTGGAGGATTTGCCGAACCATGAGTGCATCCAGTACGAATTGCCGAGCAACGGGCGGCGCATTTCCTGGCTGTTCCAGATGGACGGCAAGGAGCGGGAGTTTGCCGGGGAAGCAGGCTACAGCTGCTCTGACGATGTGCTGGGTGGCGTGACCCTGGCCAAGCACGGCGCGGGGTTATTCCAGACCTACAAGTTCATCGTCGAGGAGGAGTTGGCCAACGGCAGCCTGGTGGAGGTGTTGCAGCCTTACGGCGGGCGCTCACGGCCGTTTACCTTGCTGTATCCCCACGGCCGCTATGTACCCCATCGGGTGCGGGCATTTGTGGATTTTCTGCTGGCGCATCGCGCCGAATGGGCGGCGCTGTAG